DNA sequence from the Rhodothermales bacterium genome:
AAGCCTTCATGGTACCACCTCGGTGCATACCTACGCGGGCTCGTCAGATAGCTATAGAACATCGACACTGGATCCTCGTCCGTCGGAGCCACCTTGCCGCCAAATAATCCTCTGAAAAATCGATCTGAGCCTGATGATCGATCGAGCGCAACGACATGCGCCGTCTCGTGATTCATGGTGGAGAAAAGCCGTTCGGCCGAGAGGTCGGCACCGTAGGTGTGTCGTGATGGGGATATCCCGAGGACAATCGAGTTCCTTGGCACATTCTCAGCTCCGCCGTTACCGAAATCACCGAAATCCTCAATCAACAGCGAGACCTTCTCGCGCGGCGTGTAGTCGAAAAGTTGGCGATGAAAGGCCCATGCATTCTCGAAGCTGCGGGCAACATGAGGAATGACGTACTCGTGTGACGAGGAGTAGTAGATGATTCGGACGTTCTCGGTCTCCAGTTGACGCAGCTGAGCTGTAGCCGTTGATTGAACAACAAGCAGAGTCAGAAACCAGGTCGCGGCTTGGAACCGAGTAGACATGCTTGGCAGCTTAGAGATTGGATGAGCGGATCGTAGTTACCAAAAAAGAAAGGGAGATGCCACCTTGAGTGGCATCTCCCCACGGAAAACATCTACCAAATGATCCCGATCGACAGGCTATCTCATTCGTAACTCGGTAGCGCTAAGCTCCTTCTGAAACGTCTCTGCACCGAGCGCTGCTCTAAAGTCTGCTCGCGAGAGCGCCTTCGAGAAACTAGTCGCACGAAGTGCTCTCTGGAATTCGGTCGACGCCAGCGCTCGCTGGAAATCCGTGGCCGCGAGTGCCTGTCGGAACTCGGTCGCAGATAGTGCCTTGTGAAACTCCGTTGCGGCGAGACCCTTTCGGAAGTCCGCTTTGGCAAGACCCTTCTGGAAATCTGCCGCAGCCAGCACCTGGTTGAACTCGGTCGCAGCCAGACCCTTGCGGAAGTTTTCAGCAGCCAGGACAGCGCGGAATTCTGAAAGTCCCATAGCCTTCTTGAACTCGGCAGAAGCGATAATCTTCTGGAATTCCTCAGCGCTCACTGCCTTCTTGAACTCCGTCGCTTCCATCGCCTTGCTGAAATTCGCAGCCGACAGCATCTTCTGGAACTCACTGGCGCTAATCATGCGCTGGAAGTCCTCGCTTGCCAGCATTGCGCGAAACTCATTGCGCGCGAGCGCCTGTCGGAATTCGTTTGCCTCCAAGGCCGCCCGGAATTCCTCGCTCGCCATGGCTTCGCGGAACTCGGTGGAGCCCAAAGCCTTCTGGAACTCGGACACGGCAAGTACCGCCTGAAACTCCTCGCTGGCCAGCATTGCTCTGAAGTCCTCCTTGGCCAGTGCCTCGCGGAACTCCTTGGCGCCGAGGGCCACTTTGAACTCTTCGCTGTTCATGACGGCGGCAAGCGTGCCGTCCTCGACCATCGCCTTCACCTCGGCACTCTGCAGAATACGCTGGATGTCGGCCCCCTCGAGGACAACGTCGTCTTCGGACATGGTGTTGGCGTTGTATCTATCCGCCTTTTCAACACCCGCAATACCCTTTCCGCCGATCGTCCCGGCCACGTCATCGCCCATCGGTGGAAAATCGAAGATTGCGAACACGACGAATAGCACTATGGCTACAGCGCCGGCCCCGAGCATAAGAAATGTGTTTCGCTTCGGTTTCATTGGTAGATCCCCTCGTTGTCAAGAAATTCGGTTTGAAGTATCTGCAGTAAGAGTCGCGGTCCTACCGCCGTGTCTGTGTCAAATACAGAGATCCAACAGCAATGTTGGAAATTGTTGCAGCTTTCTTATTGGAAATCGAGCGTAGCGCTGGCGAGTATCGTTTCGCCCGAACGGAAAGCTACGTCCACTCGAGAGCCGGCCATCGGCAGTTCGTCTACACTACCGACAAACGCATATATACCGCTTTCGAGGCGCCGGAGCACCACCATGCTCTCGCCAACACTTGCGCTGAAATTGGACGAGCCTTCTGCCCTGAGTATTCCCGCCCACTTTCTTTCCCGGGGCTGCACGGTCAGCTCGACATCCGTCGGACTTTCGGTGAGCAAATCCATCTCGACGCGAAACGCTTCTTCGGAAACGACCAGCGACAGGCTGGCCTCCAGGCCGGAGCCGCTCACACGAGCCTCGTCGACACGAGCAAACGCTTCCGATGAGCTATATGACGACATCGTTCCAAACACGTTCGACTCGCCAGTGCCCAGAGATCCGCTGAAGGCGCCGAAACCGACCATCCCGATCACGAGCCCTCCTATAACGGCGTAAGCCAACGATGCCTGCGGCCGGGCACTGATCGCATCAACCACGGAACGCCACGCACTCGCAACCCGCGACTCCGGGCTCACCTTCTCCGTTAACGGAAGTGAAGCCAGGATTCGATTTCGCAAATCAGCCGGTGGCTCGACAGGCCGGACTGCGTCCAGTATGCTCGCTACGGTCGAAAGCTGCTCGTACTCCAGGCGTCGGTGCGTGGAATCGTGCATTACGGCATCAAGAGCCTCGATGTCGTGCTCCGTGCCGAAACCATCGATCACTTTGTTTGCGAGATCAATAAAGTCCGAATCTTTCATGTGCCGGCCACTCTGGTATTAATCAGTTGCTCTTTCAAGCGCTGCCGGGCCGTATACAGTCTCGACTTCACTTTGCGGATGGGCAAATCGAGAATGAACGAGATTTCGTCGTACGAGAATCCCTGAAAATGTTTGAGTACAACCAGCGCACGATCTCCGGGCTCCAGAGCGAAAATGGCCTCTTGCACCTGCTCTTCCAGCTCCTTCGACTCCAGACTCTGATCCACTTCGCCCGGCTCTCGCGTCTCCTCAATATCAACCGACGTCCGATTACGACTCCGCGCCTGATGATTCAGGGCCTCGTTCACCGCAATACGGTACATCCAGCTGTAGAATCGATATCTCGAATTGTAAACGCGCAAGTTCTCAAACACTTTCATGAACACCGTCTGAGTGACGTCCTCCGCGTCCTGCCGATCGCTCGTAATACGGTATGCGGCGTTAAACACCACACGCTCGTACCGATCTACAAGGAACGTAAAGGCCGCCGTCTCGCCGGCAAGCACTTTGCGCACAATGGCCTGGTCACTTAGCTCAGACATCAGTGCGCCTTCTTGGTCGAATTACAGATCATGCGCGAAAAAGTTGGTAGGCGTTTAACGAACCATCCAACAAGACTTTACAGCCTGTAGTCTAGTCTATGGTGAATACCGCATCGAAGCCGGCATACACAAACACGTCCTTGATATGGTTGTTCATATTGGCGAGAGTCAGGCTCTGGCCCGACTCGCTGAGACGCTTCTGCGCCTTGAGCAGTACGCCCAGGCCGGCGCTGGAAATGTAGTCGAGTTCGCCGAAATCGACGCGGCAAGAAGCCTCGATTGTGTTGAACACCTCCATCGCATGCTCCACCTGCGAGGCATCGAATCGGCCTGCCAGGGTTAGGAGGTCGTCCCCTCGAAACTGAATATCCAACATGCTAGTGTCCAGCGGTTTTGATTAAGATGATCGTACTCTGACGGTCGGCGTGTTCAAATTGAACATCGTCCACCATCTTGCGGACCAGATAAATACCGAGTCCACCCGGTGTTCGGTCTTCCAACGCCGACGTCGTGTCGGCAAGGTCGTATTCGGTGATATCGAAGGGATTCGTATCCGGGTCAATCAGCGTTACGACAACATCCCCGTCCGTCTCTTCGAGCTCGATGGTCACAAGCTGGGGACTATCGGGGTTGTACTTCACGAAGTTCGTGAACACCTCTTCGATAGCGAGCTTCAGCGCGAAGGCGGTCTTGCCCCCGACCTTATGCTCGTCGAAGAACTGGTCAGCGAAGGCAAAGACCTCGTCCAGTGCCTCAAAGCTTCGCTTGAATTCCCGACTCATGGCACTTACCCGTTGACCTTAATGGCTATGATCGCAATATCATCCGATTGGGCATAGTCCTTCGTGAACGCATTCAGACGCTCCATTATGCCCTTTACGATTCCTTCAGCACTATCGCCCTTGCAGGCATCTACGGCCTGGACGAGTCGCTCGTCTCCAAACATCTCGCGGTCCTCGTTGAAGGCCTCGGTCAGTCCGTCGGTGTACGTTACGATAACGTCATCGGGCTCCATTTCAAGCTCTTTGATCTTGTAGTTGGCCGAGCCGAGAATGCCGACCGCAGGGCCAGGCTGATGCTCCTCGATGGTCTCGCCCTTCGAAGCCCTGAACCAGACCAGGGGATTGTGTCCCGCATTGGCATAGCGGAGTGTCCGAGCGGAGGCATCGAACTCAAGGAATACCATCGTGACAAACATCTCGGCTGGCAGCAGTCGACACAGAATTACATTGAGTTCGGTGACAACCTGTGCCGGCGATTCGTAACGGAGTATCGTAGCCTGAAGAATGCCCTTTAGCATCGTCATCACAAGCGCCGACGAAGCACCGTGTCCGGACACATCCGCCATTATCGCGCCCAGCTTCGACTGGGGAAGCTCAAAATAGTCGTAGTAGTCGCCGCTAACCTCGTCGGCAGCCTCGAAGTAGCTGGCAACCGCCATCGTATCGCGCTCAGGCTCATCTGTGGGAAGAAGCCCGGTCTGAATATTCCGCGCCAGGGACAGCTCCTGCTCCATGCGCGCCCTCTGGCGAGATTCCTCCTGCAACTGCATGTTCTGGATCAGCTGGCCCGACTGCGACGAAATGATTCCGAGGAGCCTCTGATCGCCTTCTGAAAACCCCTCCCCCGACTTCTTGTTGACGGCAAGCAAGATGCCAATCATCTTCGCACGGTGACGAATCGGAACAGCCATCACTGACTTGATGTCGCCCGTGGATGAACCGATGCCGGGAAAGCGAGAATCAGTCGCGAGATCGTCCACAACAAGCAATTGCTGGTTCTGCAGGACCCAGCCCGTTATGTTGATCCCGACTTTGTAGGGCACGGCGCCAGTCGTCCGGTCTTCCTGCCGAATTAGCGTCTTGAGGGGGGCATCCTGCTGCTCAGTGACAAGCATGATCGAGCCCTGCTCGGCCCGTATTGCCTTGATCGACTTGTTGATAATCACCTCGAGCACGTCGGCAACGTCGGACGCTTTGCTCGCGGATACAGCAATATCATTCAGGACGGCAAGCTCTTGCACGGCCGACTGCAAACGACTGACCTCGTCCTCCAGCTGCGCCACGCTCCGCCCACTCGTCGCTGCGGTCTGTGATTGAAGAGCCATCCTGGCAACCCCCGTTTTGGTAATCGTGACACAATAGCAGGATTTGAGTCGAAAAACAACATCAGGGTTCTTTGACCGAGCGCGGATTAGGGAGTTGACTCTACGAATTTGCTACATTTGGACACCCGGGTCGCTTTCCCACGACTCGCTTTCCCAGGTATGACCAGATCAGTGGATCTCATGACCAACTTCATCGCATCACTATCGATCCTCGCGATATCCTCCATTGTCTCTTTAGGACAGGATTTCAGCACGGACGAAAGGCTTCAGGGCTTTGCCGTAGGATCTGACCACGCCACCTTCGTATTTGACGAGGCCGTGTATGGAATCGCACAACCCACGCGAGTAGTCGTGACCGGTGCGTTCAGAGCGTGGAGTGACGATATGGGAGCCTCCGAATGGCAGCTGCGGCGAGACGCCTCGAGCTCCGGCCTCTGGACACTTCGAATCGACGGGGATCGGCTCGACAAACTCGGCCCGGGCGTACCATTCAAGTATCGAATTAGTGCCGGGGACTGGCTGGCGCCGCCACCGCAAGCCGTCAATGAGGTTGGTGGTAATCTCATCTTCGATGGGGCCGGCCGCTTGTTTGCGGAGATAAGAGGTCCACGCGCAATCTGGCTGAACTTATCAGGTGGAGAGACACCTCGCTCTCTGAACACCGAGGATTATCGACTTACCAACGGCGCCGGCGTTGAGATACCGATTGAAGCCATCATTCCAAACACCGCGACCGAGTCACTCCTCGTTCCGGCGGTCGATCTTGACATCAGACGAGTCTACTACGTCGAGTCCGTCGGTTCAGGACTACGTGCGCTCTGCCGACGAGACCCATGGTTCCGAACGCTGTATTCGTCAAAGCCGCTCGGCGCCGAGATCGCGTCCGATGGGAGCGAAACGACGTTCCGCCTGTTTGCGCCGCGAGCCCAGCAGGTTCGGCTTTATCTGTATCTCGATGCCTTCGCGACTCACTCGGAAGCCGCGCGAGTCGTCGAGATGACGCCCGACGTGAACGGTGTATGGGAGGCTACCGAAGAGGGAGATCACCATGGCGTCTACTACGACTTCAGGATCTCCGGTCCTACCGATCCCGGCAATGCATTTTTCGAATCGACGGGCAGCCACGTCAGCGATCCGTATGCACGCGTCAATGTCGAGGCATTCGGGAAGAGCCGAGTGTGGCGCAAGCTGCGACCCGCGCCCCCTCTCGCCGACGGCCGTCCACCGATGGAAGACGTGATTGCGTATGAGGTCCACGTGCAGGATTTCACTGACGGCCTGAATGTGCCCGACAACATCAGCGGCACGCTGCCTGCTATGGTTAAGCCCGGAGTCAAGAATAGCCGACGGGCACGAGTCGGTTTCGATTACCTGGTCGACCTCGGTATCAATGTGGTTCACCTGATGCCCGTGCAGGAATACCTCCATTACCCTAACGACGAGTGGAGACGGGCCTTCATGAATGACGCTTACATGAAGGAGCAGGGCATCAACGAGGAGAACTACCAGTGGGGCTATCGTACGACCCACGCATTCGCAATCGAAACGCGATATCGCAGCCGCGATTCCGATTTCGGCGCGCAACGTCAGGAGTTTCGCGACCTCGTCGCGGCGTTTCATGAGAAAGGCATTGCCGTAATCATCGACATTGTCCCGAACCACACGGGCGAGAACATGGACGGCCGGAACTATAATCTGAATCTGAACGGAATCGACAAGTCGTACTACTTCCGCACCAACGACGATCTGGAGCACATTGGCCCGTTCGGAAACGAGATCAAGACCGAGGATCGCCCGATGGTTCAGCGGTGGATCATCGACCAGTGCCTCCACTTTGTGCGAGAGTTTGGCATCGACGGTTTCCGAATTGATCTCGCAGGACAGATCGACGAGCAGACCCTGCTGCGCCTCAAGAAAGAGCTACCCGAAGACATCATCCTGTATGGTGAACCGTGGATCGCCCCGTCCGACCCACAGGTCGCGGCGAATCCAGACTGGGCGTGGTACAAGTCGGATGCTCCCATCACCTTCTTTCAGGATGATGCGCGGAATGCATTCAAGGGCCCTGTGTCGAATCCGGTCGACAAGAGGACGGACCGCGGATTTGCCGGTGGCGATTCCTCTATCCGTGACCGAGTGATGTTGGGACTCACGAACAGTTTCCCCGAGGAGATGGAGCCGAATCGTGGCATCAATTACCTCGACATTCACGACAACTGGGCGCTCGCGGATCAGTTCGCCGTCACAGATTGGGACGGGCGCCACGGTGTACATGAAGTGAATTTCAAGATTGCCGCCACGCTTCTGTTTACGTCACTCGGACCGGTCGTCATCCACGGCGGCACCGAGATGATGCGCAGCAAGGGACATG
Encoded proteins:
- a CDS encoding STAS domain-containing protein codes for the protein MLDIQFRGDDLLTLAGRFDASQVEHAMEVFNTIEASCRVDFGELDYISSAGLGVLLKAQKRLSESGQSLTLANMNNHIKDVFVYAGFDAVFTID
- a CDS encoding sigma-70 family RNA polymerase sigma factor; this encodes MSELSDQAIVRKVLAGETAAFTFLVDRYERVVFNAAYRITSDRQDAEDVTQTVFMKVFENLRVYNSRYRFYSWMYRIAVNEALNHQARSRNRTSVDIEETREPGEVDQSLESKELEEQVQEAIFALEPGDRALVVLKHFQGFSYDEISFILDLPIRKVKSRLYTARQRLKEQLINTRVAGT
- a CDS encoding SpoIIE family protein phosphatase, which translates into the protein MALQSQTAATSGRSVAQLEDEVSRLQSAVQELAVLNDIAVSASKASDVADVLEVIINKSIKAIRAEQGSIMLVTEQQDAPLKTLIRQEDRTTGAVPYKVGINITGWVLQNQQLLVVDDLATDSRFPGIGSSTGDIKSVMAVPIRHRAKMIGILLAVNKKSGEGFSEGDQRLLGIISSQSGQLIQNMQLQEESRQRARMEQELSLARNIQTGLLPTDEPERDTMAVASYFEAADEVSGDYYDYFELPQSKLGAIMADVSGHGASSALVMTMLKGILQATILRYESPAQVVTELNVILCRLLPAEMFVTMVFLEFDASARTLRYANAGHNPLVWFRASKGETIEEHQPGPAVGILGSANYKIKELEMEPDDVIVTYTDGLTEAFNEDREMFGDERLVQAVDACKGDSAEGIVKGIMERLNAFTKDYAQSDDIAIIAIKVNG
- a CDS encoding pullulanase, which translates into the protein MTNFIASLSILAISSIVSLGQDFSTDERLQGFAVGSDHATFVFDEAVYGIAQPTRVVVTGAFRAWSDDMGASEWQLRRDASSSGLWTLRIDGDRLDKLGPGVPFKYRISAGDWLAPPPQAVNEVGGNLIFDGAGRLFAEIRGPRAIWLNLSGGETPRSLNTEDYRLTNGAGVEIPIEAIIPNTATESLLVPAVDLDIRRVYYVESVGSGLRALCRRDPWFRTLYSSKPLGAEIASDGSETTFRLFAPRAQQVRLYLYLDAFATHSEAARVVEMTPDVNGVWEATEEGDHHGVYYDFRISGPTDPGNAFFESTGSHVSDPYARVNVEAFGKSRVWRKLRPAPPLADGRPPMEDVIAYEVHVQDFTDGLNVPDNISGTLPAMVKPGVKNSRRARVGFDYLVDLGINVVHLMPVQEYLHYPNDEWRRAFMNDAYMKEQGINEENYQWGYRTTHAFAIETRYRSRDSDFGAQRQEFRDLVAAFHEKGIAVIIDIVPNHTGENMDGRNYNLNLNGIDKSYYFRTNDDLEHIGPFGNEIKTEDRPMVQRWIIDQCLHFVREFGIDGFRIDLAGQIDEQTLLRLKKELPEDIILYGEPWIAPSDPQVAANPDWAWYKSDAPITFFQDDARNAFKGPVSNPVDKRTDRGFAGGDSSIRDRVMLGLTNSFPEEMEPNRGINYLDIHDNWALADQFAVTDWDGRHGVHEVNFKIAATLLFTSLGPVVIHGGTEMMRSKGHAPLEEIVKRTESGPISIHGKRDTYNLRTANTFVWDHVGANSTDAGVANNYQSMIDYWKGLIALRKSSYGAVFRRGTAAPDGYYDWLLPTNEHLLGYIVDQTVLVLINTDESPATFSVGKLPAGTWTQAADSDIVNHVAGVPNVSPVNSSGGEHSFDVAGPGLEVWIRK
- a CDS encoding ATP-binding protein, which codes for MSREFKRSFEALDEVFAFADQFFDEHKVGGKTAFALKLAIEEVFTNFVKYNPDSPQLVTIELEETDGDVVVTLIDPDTNPFDITEYDLADTTSALEDRTPGGLGIYLVRKMVDDVQFEHADRQSTIILIKTAGH